A window of Rosa rugosa chromosome 7, drRosRugo1.1, whole genome shotgun sequence genomic DNA:
CAAAACCAGATCAAAATCAATCTGAAGATCAGATTACGCGGATGTCATCGGCTGATCTCAGAAATACATGGTGCCTTCTTTCCAAGCAGTACACAGAAGAGTACGAGCAATGCATAGAAAGCATTATTCCTACTAAAAGAGGTACTATCAAATACTTGTTTAATACGTATGCAATTTCAACATTATGTTTTGAAGTGTGAAATTGTTGTAGAATCTATTTTATGAGGGTACTTGCTGAAGTCTGATAGTTTTCCCTTTTTATTGGTTTGTAGCGGAGTTTGTCTATAACAATCTGCATAAAGCACTCGAGCAACTTTCAGAGTTCGAGAAAAAGGCAAACAATAGAGTGATAGAGTCAGGGGTTCTGAAGGGTCTTAATATTGAAGATATAAAAAGAGCTGGTGAACGTCTCATTCTTCAAGATGGTTGTATTGATTTCTTCAAGAAAATTATCAAAAGTGATAACTTGAACGCAAATGTTCATGTTCTTTCATATTGTTGGTGTGGTGATCTTATTAGGTCAGCTTTTTCATCAGGTGCACATCTCTTCTCCACATTCTTAGAACCTGTCCATTGATCTcattttatatgtttatgtaaTACAAACGCTGTGTTATTTTATTGTCATTCTTGTGTTAGGCTTGAAGTTCCTTATGTTGAGCGTCTTACgtctttttctctttccacTTGTACAAATGTCAGCATTATGTATACATATTATTTTTGGTGCAGGGGGTTTACATGAACCAAATGTTCATGCAAATGAGTTCACATTTGAAGAATCTATTTCCACTGGTAAAATTGTTAAGAAGGTGGAGTCTCCTATTGACAAGGTTCAAGCTTTCAGAGATATTATAAAAAGTTGTCAAAGTGACAGGAAGAACTTGACTATTTACATTGGAGACTCGGTGGGTGACTTACTATGCCTCCTGGAGGCAGATATAGGAATTGTCATAGGGTCAAGCTCAAGCCTGAGGAGAGTGGGGACTCAATTCGGTGTTTCTTTTGTTCCACTGTTTCCTGGTTTAgttaagaaacaaaaagaatgcGTTGAAGGAAGGTCTTCTAATTGGAAAGGGTTAACTGGCATTCTTTATACAGCATCTAGTTGGGCTGAAATACATGCCTTCATTTTGGGGTATTAatctcttttcttgttttaatgCACGCAAACTTCTGCTTGAACAAAGGAATCATTCATATACAGTGGAACGAAAAGATAAAGTTTGGTatcgtataaaaaaaaaaaaacaaagatgaaGTTGGTGGCTGATTTTATAAGGGCCACAGATTTGCAGCTGTCttgctctttttcttcttcctttccttttttcatAAACAGGGTTTTCTCAATCGGAAATGTGATGTTGGCCTATTAGGATGCTGTAAACAGGTATTTGCCATTTCCCTTG
This region includes:
- the LOC133721556 gene encoding bifunctional TH2 protein, mitochondrial-like isoform X2, whose translation is MRYELAEECADDDDAKLGISELRSAVLQELKMHNSFVQEWGLDAKDISISSAAVKYTEFLLATASGKVEGVKGPGKLATPFERTKVAAYTLGAMTPCMRLYAFIGKEFKALLDPKDGTHPYKKWIDNYSSESFQASAVQTEELLDKLSVSLTGEELDIIEKLYHQAMKLEIEFFSAQSLLQPTVVPLIKDHDSAKDHLMIFSDFDLTCTVVDSSAILAEIAIVTAPKPDQNQSEDQITRMSSADLRNTWCLLSKQYTEEYEQCIESIIPTKRAEFVYNNLHKALEQLSEFEKKANNRVIESGVLKGLNIEDIKRAGERLILQDGCIDFFKKIIKSDNLNANVHVLSYCWCGDLIRSAFSSGGLHEPNVHANEFTFEESISTGKIVKKVESPIDKVQAFRDIIKSCQSDRKNLTIYIGDSVGDLLCLLEADIGIVIGSSSSLRRVGTQFGVSFVPLFPGLVKKQKECVEGRSSNWKGLTGILYTASSWAEIHAFILGY